In a single window of the Spirochaetaceae bacterium genome:
- a CDS encoding RES domain-containing protein, whose translation MRAYRIGDPAGRFPVWSTAGARRVSGRWHEAGAEVIYASESYSTAMLETLAHWNGAPPPNQHFVEITIPTGTSHEVVTADLVRDWSHPDGEAARRFGRAWYADIRSTLLIVPSVVARMERNIVINTRHADFDRLTVGLETPVWWDQRLFRDSD comes from the coding sequence ATGCGTGCCTATCGGATCGGCGATCCTGCTGGCCGGTTTCCGGTGTGGAGCACGGCAGGCGCCAGACGCGTGTCCGGCCGGTGGCACGAGGCCGGCGCCGAAGTAATCTACGCCTCCGAATCCTATTCGACAGCCATGTTGGAGACGCTCGCCCATTGGAACGGAGCGCCGCCGCCGAACCAGCACTTCGTCGAGATCACGATACCTACGGGCACCAGCCATGAGGTGGTAACGGCCGATCTCGTTCGCGATTGGTCCCATCCGGACGGGGAGGCGGCCCGCCGCTTCGGTCGCGCGTGGTATGCCGACATCCGAAGTACACTCCTGATCGTCCCGTCGGTCGTGGCACGTATGGAGCGCAACATAGTCATCAACACGCGGCATGCAGATTTCGATCGCTTGACGGTCGGTCTGGAAACCCCCGTCTGGTGGGACCAGCGCCTCTTTCGCGACTCCGACTGA